In a single window of the Arcobacter sp. CECT 8986 genome:
- a CDS encoding entericidin EcnAB, with the protein MKKNILFLLVLLFAFSGCATWKGMKQDSNDAWKATKSAIHEATE; encoded by the coding sequence ATGAAAAAAAATATTTTATTTTTATTAGTATTACTTTTTGCATTTAGTGGATGTGCAACATGGAAAGGTATGAAACAAGATAGTAATGATGCTTGGAAAGCAACAAAAAGTGCAATTCACGAAGCTACAGAATAA
- a CDS encoding ABC transporter permease — MLYQLLVLIKKEFLAIWSDKRSRIVIISPPLLQLLLFSFAVTLEVKNISIGILDRDNSVQSEAIIRKLKYSNRFTNIIRLNSEKELTSLIDSQKVLATVYIPQNFEKELTSNKSSKIQIIADGRKSNSAQITNGYIISAISKDFSDIKSNIDSIIVRNWYNQNLDNFWWILPNLVGLLSMIVAIILTSLSVARERELGTFEQTLVSPIPPFVLILGKITPPMIISMLEATLIFIAAIYLFDVPFKGSLFLLYISMFAFLFSIVGFGLFISSISSTQQQGILGAFVLLVPSVLMSGFATPVENMPEWLIPFTDLVSLKYFLILLKGIFLKDISFDIAINLIWPMLLYGVITLIIASWFFRKKVT; from the coding sequence ATGTTATATCAGTTGCTTGTATTAATAAAAAAAGAGTTCTTAGCAATATGGAGTGATAAACGTTCAAGAATAGTTATTATATCACCTCCTTTACTTCAGTTACTACTATTTTCTTTTGCTGTGACATTAGAAGTTAAAAATATATCTATTGGTATTTTAGATAGAGATAATAGTGTTCAAAGTGAAGCCATAATTAGAAAATTGAAATATAGCAATAGATTTACAAATATTATAAGGCTAAATAGTGAAAAAGAATTAACTTCATTAATAGACTCTCAAAAAGTTTTAGCAACTGTTTATATTCCTCAAAACTTTGAAAAAGAACTTACTTCAAATAAATCTAGTAAAATACAAATAATTGCAGATGGAAGAAAATCAAATAGTGCTCAAATAACAAATGGATATATAATAAGTGCCATATCAAAAGACTTTTCAGATATAAAATCAAATATTGACTCTATAATAGTAAGAAACTGGTACAATCAAAACCTTGATAATTTTTGGTGGATTTTACCTAATTTAGTTGGATTATTATCAATGATTGTCGCAATAATATTAACTTCTTTAAGTGTAGCAAGAGAAAGAGAGTTAGGAACATTTGAACAAACATTAGTTTCCCCTATTCCACCTTTTGTTTTAATACTAGGGAAAATAACACCACCGATGATTATAAGTATGCTTGAAGCTACACTTATTTTTATTGCTGCAATATATTTATTTGATGTACCATTTAAAGGTTCATTATTTCTACTTTACATTAGTATGTTTGCATTTTTATTTTCTATTGTTGGATTTGGACTATTTATCTCTTCAATTTCATCTACGCAACAACAAGGTATTTTAGGAGCATTTGTTTTATTAGTTCCATCTGTTTTGATGTCTGGATTTGCAACTCCTGTTGAAAATATGCCAGAGTGGCTTATACCTTTTACAGATTTAGTATCATTGAAATATTTTCTTATATTATTAAAAGGAATTTTTCTAAAAGATATAAGTTTTGATATTGCAATTAATTTAATTTGGCCTATGCTTTTATATGGAGTTATTACATTGATTATTGCATCTTGGTTTTTTAGAAAAAAAGTCACATAA
- a CDS encoding ABC transporter permease — MLNIKRLNALFIKESIQIIRDPSSILIAAILPLILLFLMGYAISLDSKNIPVGIVVEKSSKYTQSLVNTFSVSTSFNVKEVDTNRVQLNKYIKQGKIKAIIVIPSTFSKDIIKQNPKIQFITDGTEPSIAGYVYKYGYRLWQNWLIQEKLKLNPKIDIESRYWFNAPLLSSYFLLPGSIAIILTLIGTLLTALVIAREWERGTMEAIMSTPVTSAELIIGKVLPYFFLALFSMVICVFITLAWFQIPFRGSYFLLFITSAIYLIPSLALGLLISTLSKNQFVAAQVALIVGFLPAMLLSGFIFQISSMPTWLQYVTIIIPAKYFIPILQTLFLSGNIYEVIIPNLIYMAILGILMFIIIIKITRKKIE; from the coding sequence ATGCTTAATATAAAAAGATTAAATGCTCTTTTTATAAAAGAAAGCATTCAAATTATCAGAGACCCTAGCTCTATTTTAATCGCAGCAATCTTACCTCTTATCTTACTTTTTTTAATGGGATATGCAATTTCTTTGGATTCAAAAAATATTCCAGTTGGAATAGTTGTAGAAAAATCTTCAAAATATACACAAAGTTTAGTAAATACTTTTAGTGTATCTACTAGTTTTAATGTAAAAGAAGTTGATACAAATAGAGTTCAACTTAATAAATATATAAAACAAGGTAAAATAAAAGCAATTATTGTAATTCCTTCTACTTTTTCAAAAGATATAATAAAACAAAATCCAAAAATTCAATTTATAACAGATGGAACAGAGCCTAGTATTGCAGGTTATGTTTATAAATATGGTTATAGATTATGGCAAAATTGGTTAATCCAAGAAAAACTAAAATTAAATCCAAAAATTGATATAGAGAGTAGATATTGGTTTAATGCTCCTTTATTAAGTAGCTATTTTTTATTGCCTGGTTCAATTGCTATAATTCTTACATTAATAGGTACCCTTTTAACTGCTTTAGTAATTGCAAGGGAATGGGAAAGAGGAACAATGGAAGCAATTATGTCTACACCTGTTACTTCTGCTGAATTAATTATAGGTAAAGTATTGCCCTACTTCTTCTTAGCTTTATTTTCTATGGTTATATGTGTATTTATTACTTTAGCATGGTTTCAAATTCCATTTAGAGGCTCATACTTTTTACTTTTTATAACTTCTGCTATTTATCTAATACCATCACTTGCATTGGGCTTATTAATTTCAACTTTATCAAAAAATCAATTTGTTGCAGCACAAGTTGCACTAATAGTAGGCTTTTTACCAGCAATGTTACTATCTGGGTTTATATTTCAAATTAGCAGTATGCCAACTTGGCTTCAGTATGTAACGATAATAATACCTGCAAAATATTTTATTCCTATACTGCAAACACTATTTTTAAGTGGAAATATTTATGAAGTAATTATCCCTAATCTAATTTATATGGCAATATTAGGAATATTGATGTTTATAATAATTATAAAAATAACAAGAAAGAAGATTGAATAA